In Streptomyces sp. NBC_01381, a genomic segment contains:
- a CDS encoding Lrp/AsnC family transcriptional regulator: MAENVVLDAVDLRILRLLQNDARTTYRDLAVQVGVAPSTCLDRVSRLRRSGVILGHQLRLDPAKLGRGLEALLSVQVRPHRRELVGPFVERVRALPESRSVFHLTGPDDYLVHVAVSDAADLQRLVLDEFTSRREVARVETRLIFQQWECGPLLPPRSEAAEPGEARGES; the protein is encoded by the coding sequence GTGGCTGAAAATGTCGTACTGGACGCGGTGGATCTCCGCATATTGCGGCTGCTGCAGAACGATGCCCGGACCACCTACCGCGATCTCGCGGTGCAGGTCGGCGTCGCGCCGTCGACCTGCCTCGACCGGGTCTCCCGGCTGCGGCGCTCCGGCGTGATCCTGGGGCATCAGCTGCGGCTCGATCCGGCGAAACTCGGCCGCGGCCTGGAGGCGTTGCTCTCCGTGCAGGTCCGGCCACACCGGCGTGAACTCGTCGGTCCGTTCGTGGAGCGGGTCAGGGCGCTGCCGGAGTCCCGCTCCGTCTTCCACCTCACGGGTCCTGACGACTATCTGGTGCACGTGGCGGTGTCCGACGCGGCCGATCTGCAGCGGCTCGTCCTGGACGAGTTCACCTCGCGGCGCGAAGTGGCGCGCGTGGAGACGCGGTTGATCTTCCAGCAGTGGGAGTGCGGGCCGCTCCTTCCGCCACGGTCCGAAGCCGCCGAGCCGGGGGAAGCCCGCGGCGAATCTTGA
- a CDS encoding PLP-dependent aspartate aminotransferase family protein: MDTNTEPRTGSGHRAPTAPRALATEAVHAGRDDLAGLGLHAAPIDLSTTYPSYDTRGEAARIDAFAADGALDDGPPVYARLANPTVARFETALARLEGTESAVAFASGMAALSAVLLVRGAAGLRHVVAVRPLYGCSDHLLTAGLLGSEVTWVDPAGIADAIRPDTGLVMVESPANPTLAELDLEAVAHACGTVPLLADNTFATPVLQRPVESGARLVLHSATKYLGGHGDVLGGVVACDEEFARQLRQVRFATGGVLHPLAGYLLLRGLATLPVRVRAASANAAELARRLAADPRVERVHYPRIGGAMVAFEVRGDPHAVTAGVRLITPAVSLGSVDTLIQHPASISHRVVDPADRRSSGVSDSLLRLSAGLEDVEDLWQDLDQALGPVAATPPAGVRSSRRTAAAR, translated from the coding sequence ATGGACACGAACACGGAACCCCGTACCGGATCCGGCCACCGCGCCCCGACCGCACCGCGCGCCCTGGCCACCGAGGCGGTGCACGCCGGACGCGACGACCTCGCGGGACTCGGCCTGCACGCCGCACCGATCGACCTGTCCACCACCTATCCCTCGTACGACACCCGGGGCGAGGCCGCGCGGATCGACGCGTTCGCCGCCGACGGCGCCCTGGACGACGGACCGCCCGTGTACGCCCGCCTGGCGAACCCGACCGTGGCCCGGTTCGAGACCGCGCTCGCCCGGCTGGAAGGCACCGAGAGCGCGGTCGCGTTCGCGAGCGGCATGGCGGCGCTGTCCGCGGTCCTGCTCGTGCGCGGCGCGGCCGGTCTGCGGCATGTCGTCGCGGTCCGTCCCTTGTACGGGTGCAGTGATCACCTCTTGACGGCGGGGCTGCTCGGCTCCGAGGTGACCTGGGTCGACCCGGCAGGGATCGCCGACGCCATCCGGCCGGACACGGGCCTGGTGATGGTCGAGTCGCCCGCGAACCCGACGCTCGCCGAACTCGACCTGGAGGCGGTGGCCCACGCCTGCGGGACCGTGCCGCTGCTCGCCGACAACACCTTCGCGACGCCCGTGCTGCAGCGTCCCGTCGAGAGCGGGGCGCGGCTCGTGCTGCACAGCGCCACCAAGTACCTGGGCGGTCACGGCGACGTCCTGGGCGGTGTGGTGGCCTGCGACGAGGAGTTCGCCCGGCAGCTGCGCCAGGTGCGGTTCGCCACCGGCGGGGTGCTCCATCCGCTCGCCGGCTATCTGCTCCTTCGGGGCCTTGCCACGCTGCCGGTCCGGGTGCGGGCCGCCTCCGCGAACGCGGCGGAGCTGGCGCGCAGGCTCGCCGCCGACCCGCGGGTGGAGCGCGTGCACTATCCGCGGATCGGCGGCGCCATGGTCGCCTTCGAGGTGCGCGGCGACCCGCACGCGGTGACCGCCGGGGTGCGTCTGATCACCCCGGCGGTCAGCCTCGGCAGCGTGGACACGCTCATCCAGCATCCGGCGTCCATCAGCCACCGCGTCGTGGACCCGGCGGACCGCCGCTCGTCCGGCGTCAGCGACAGCCTGCTGCGCCTGTCGGCCGGGCTCGAGGACGTCGAGGACCTGTGGCAGGACCTCGACCAGGCGCTCGGCCCGGTCGCCGCTACTCCGCCCGCTGGGGTTCGAAGCTCGCGTCGTACGGCGGCCGCGAGATGA
- a CDS encoding DUF885 domain-containing protein: MSDTKLPAQNPLPRQIADAYVDELIALNPIEGTYLGVKASHSRLPDASPAGQEALAELARTTLARLDEAERAPGADTDAERRCARLLRERLTAELAMHDADEGLRAVGNLHTFPHAVREIFAVTPAETEEDWATIAERLRAVPAAYAGYRASLELGLERKLFAAPRPTDTFIGQLGEWATSGAGGRGWFEEFAADGPAALRAELDAAAHTATEAVVALRDWMRDVYAPAIEGASDTVGRERYGRLSRHFNGADLDLDEAYAYGWSEFHRLLAEMRAEGEKILPGAATPWVVLAHLDEHGAHIEGVDEVRVWLQELMDEAIEALDGTHFELAERVRKVESHIAPPGGAAAPYYTGPSEDFSRPGRTWLPTMGETRFPVYDLVSTWYHEGVPGHHLQLAQWAHVAENLSRYQATLGIVSANAEGWALYAERLMDELGFLTDPERRLGYLDAQMMRALRVIVDIGMHLELEIPADSPFRPGERWTPDLAQEFYDAHCSRPTDYVASEMTRYLSIPGQAIGYKLGERAWLLGRENARRRLGDAFDAKAWHMAALSQGSLGLDDLVDELSAL; this comes from the coding sequence ATGTCAGACACGAAGCTCCCGGCCCAGAACCCGCTGCCGCGCCAGATCGCCGACGCGTACGTCGACGAGCTCATCGCCCTCAACCCGATCGAGGGCACCTATCTCGGCGTCAAAGCCAGCCACAGCAGGCTCCCCGACGCCTCGCCCGCCGGCCAGGAGGCCCTCGCCGAACTGGCCCGTACGACCCTCGCCCGGCTCGACGAGGCCGAGCGCGCGCCCGGCGCCGACACTGACGCCGAGCGGCGCTGCGCACGGCTGCTGCGCGAGCGGCTGACCGCCGAACTCGCCATGCACGACGCCGACGAGGGGCTGCGCGCGGTCGGCAATCTGCACACCTTCCCGCACGCGGTGCGGGAGATCTTCGCCGTGACGCCGGCCGAGACGGAAGAGGACTGGGCGACGATCGCCGAACGGCTGCGGGCGGTGCCCGCCGCGTACGCCGGATATCGCGCATCGCTCGAACTCGGCCTGGAACGCAAGCTGTTCGCCGCTCCGCGCCCCACCGACACCTTCATCGGGCAGCTCGGCGAATGGGCCACGTCCGGTGCCGGTGGCCGCGGCTGGTTCGAGGAGTTCGCCGCGGACGGCCCGGCCGCGTTGCGCGCCGAGCTCGACGCCGCCGCGCACACCGCCACCGAGGCCGTCGTCGCCCTGCGCGACTGGATGCGGGACGTCTACGCGCCCGCGATCGAGGGTGCCTCCGACACGGTGGGCCGAGAGCGCTACGGCCGCTTGTCGCGCCACTTCAACGGGGCCGACCTGGACCTCGACGAGGCGTACGCGTACGGCTGGTCCGAGTTCCACCGGCTGCTTGCCGAGATGCGGGCCGAGGGCGAGAAGATCCTCCCGGGCGCGGCCACGCCGTGGGTGGTGCTCGCCCACCTCGACGAGCACGGCGCGCACATCGAGGGCGTGGACGAGGTCCGGGTCTGGCTGCAGGAGCTGATGGACGAGGCGATCGAGGCCCTTGACGGCACGCACTTCGAACTCGCCGAGCGGGTACGGAAGGTGGAGTCGCACATCGCGCCGCCGGGCGGCGCCGCCGCCCCGTACTACACGGGCCCGTCCGAGGACTTCTCGCGGCCGGGGCGGACCTGGCTGCCGACGATGGGCGAGACCCGTTTCCCCGTGTACGACCTGGTCTCCACCTGGTACCACGAGGGCGTGCCCGGCCATCACCTCCAGCTGGCCCAGTGGGCGCACGTCGCCGAGAACCTCTCCCGCTACCAGGCCACGCTCGGCATCGTCAGCGCCAACGCGGAGGGCTGGGCGCTGTACGCGGAGCGGCTCATGGACGAGCTCGGGTTCCTCACCGACCCGGAGCGCAGGCTCGGCTATCTGGACGCGCAGATGATGCGCGCGCTGCGGGTCATCGTCGACATCGGCATGCACCTGGAGCTGGAGATCCCGGCGGACTCGCCCTTCCGCCCCGGCGAGCGCTGGACGCCCGACCTCGCGCAGGAGTTCTACGACGCACACTGCAGCCGCCCCACGGACTACGTGGCCAGCGAGATGACCCGCTATCTCTCCATCCCCGGCCAGGCCATCGGCTACAAGCTGGGCGAGCGCGCCTGGCTGCTCGG
- a CDS encoding GNAT family N-acetyltransferase, with the protein MSADMSDVTRTKHGRPVHHWRRDLVELAALFTAVAVADAVANLIGHGPDGTALLVISAVVLIATAGFHTWWARRHNHAPPTADDADARPAGHPTEHSAGATTLWRMRTTVRDEPGALAALCTALAHGRVDILSLQAHPLAEGTVDEFLLRAPEELSAAEITRGVSHAGGSGTWIERADAHDLVDAPTRILGLATRTALDAAELPLALRQLLGRCTIRSLPATSRERERDTAAPAADATADGAPVEGVLEGTVLRLRAPEGEVITVERPYLPFTPTEFARARALVELDTRLGPRIPRSQDVLTLAEGNSITVRRADTTDVEAAKAMHDRCSRRTLSMRYHGPVRDADRYLNHLLSPRFGRTLAVQTASGRIVGIGHLLWDGDETEIALLVEDEWQRRGIGTELLGRLVALAVEASCESVYAVTQASNTGMVAAMRGLGLPLDYQIEEGTLVITARLDATPVISRPPYDASFEPQRAE; encoded by the coding sequence ATGAGTGCTGACATGTCTGATGTGACGCGAACGAAGCATGGCCGCCCCGTCCACCACTGGCGGCGGGACCTGGTCGAGCTTGCCGCCCTCTTCACGGCCGTGGCCGTCGCCGACGCGGTGGCGAACCTGATCGGGCACGGCCCCGACGGCACCGCCCTGCTGGTGATCTCGGCCGTGGTGCTGATCGCCACGGCCGGGTTCCACACATGGTGGGCACGGCGCCACAACCACGCCCCTCCGACGGCGGACGATGCCGACGCCCGGCCGGCCGGGCACCCCACGGAACACTCCGCCGGAGCGACCACCCTGTGGCGGATGCGCACCACGGTGCGCGACGAGCCGGGCGCGCTTGCCGCCCTGTGCACGGCCCTGGCACACGGCCGGGTCGACATCCTCAGCCTGCAGGCGCACCCGCTGGCCGAAGGCACGGTGGACGAGTTCCTGCTGCGCGCGCCTGAGGAGCTCTCCGCGGCCGAGATCACCCGGGGCGTCTCGCACGCCGGCGGCTCGGGCACCTGGATCGAGCGGGCGGACGCCCACGACCTGGTGGACGCCCCGACGCGCATCCTGGGCCTCGCAACCCGCACCGCCCTCGACGCGGCCGAACTGCCGCTCGCACTGCGCCAGTTGCTGGGCCGCTGCACCATCCGTTCGCTGCCCGCCACGTCGCGGGAGCGGGAGCGGGACACGGCCGCCCCGGCGGCGGACGCGACCGCCGACGGCGCACCCGTCGAGGGCGTCCTGGAAGGGACCGTGCTGCGGCTGCGGGCACCGGAGGGCGAGGTGATCACGGTCGAGCGGCCCTATCTGCCGTTCACACCCACCGAGTTCGCCCGCGCCCGTGCCCTGGTGGAGCTGGACACCCGGCTCGGCCCGCGCATCCCGCGCAGCCAGGACGTGCTGACCCTCGCCGAGGGCAACTCCATCACCGTACGACGCGCCGACACCACCGACGTCGAGGCCGCCAAGGCCATGCACGACCGCTGCTCGCGGCGCACCCTGAGCATGCGCTACCACGGCCCCGTGCGCGACGCCGACCGCTACCTCAACCACCTGCTCAGCCCGCGCTTCGGCCGCACCCTCGCGGTGCAGACCGCGTCCGGCCGCATCGTGGGCATCGGCCATCTCCTCTGGGACGGTGACGAGACGGAGATCGCGCTGCTCGTCGAGGACGAGTGGCAGCGCCGCGGCATCGGCACCGAACTCCTCGGCCGTCTGGTCGCCCTCGCGGTCGAGGCGAGCTGCGAGAGCGTGTACGCGGTGACGCAGGCCTCCAACACCGGCATGGTCGCCGCGATGCGCGGCCTCGGTCTGCCCCTCGACTACCAGATCGAGGAGGGCACGCTGGTCATCACGGCCCGGCTCGACGCGACGCCGGTCATCTCGCGGCCGCCGTACGACGCGAGCTTCGAACCCCAGCGGGCGGAGTAG